The proteins below are encoded in one region of Bremerella sp. P1:
- a CDS encoding glycosyltransferase — protein MRVFLIGYPGEMGGANTEAWHTVKLWVEYGVDVHLIPTWGCDEAWRARVDALGCTTHVVSPDKLDQVPNLPGSPVVSFCNSQFIAHAEQFRKLGCPLVWANCMTFMFDHERECFGKIGPADAYVFQSEFQRSELEPQLAELGYTPERGHLIRGAFDLDEFEFTPRPHAPGEVFVVGRMARPDTDKWSSNTWPIYSGIQYANKRALMLGMDQRTHEKLGAPPVFADCLKPMAISVKQFLSTLHCLLPINGGARENWPRAGLEAMAAGVPIVAQNDWGWRELIEHGVTGFLGSNDCELAHYAACLAYDEDLRQRIVHTARERLVEDLANPKRLWESWKQLFRSVGQYVSDVDGIPHAHTYAGTLEPEEVA, from the coding sequence ATGCGCGTTTTTCTGATTGGATACCCTGGAGAGATGGGCGGCGCTAACACCGAAGCCTGGCACACGGTGAAGCTGTGGGTTGAGTACGGCGTCGACGTCCATCTGATTCCGACGTGGGGATGTGACGAAGCATGGCGTGCGCGCGTCGACGCCCTTGGCTGCACGACGCACGTAGTGAGTCCCGACAAGCTTGACCAGGTGCCCAATTTGCCTGGCTCTCCGGTCGTGAGCTTCTGTAACAGTCAATTCATCGCCCACGCCGAGCAGTTTCGCAAGTTGGGATGCCCGCTGGTGTGGGCCAACTGCATGACGTTCATGTTCGATCATGAGCGGGAGTGCTTCGGGAAGATCGGTCCAGCCGACGCTTACGTGTTTCAGTCGGAGTTTCAGCGTTCGGAACTGGAACCGCAGCTCGCTGAGCTGGGCTACACACCCGAGCGTGGCCATCTAATTCGCGGTGCCTTCGATCTCGATGAATTCGAGTTCACCCCACGTCCACACGCTCCCGGCGAGGTCTTCGTCGTCGGTCGCATGGCACGTCCCGACACGGACAAATGGTCGAGCAACACCTGGCCCATCTACTCAGGGATTCAGTACGCCAACAAACGGGCGTTGATGCTTGGCATGGACCAGCGGACACACGAGAAACTCGGAGCGCCGCCGGTGTTTGCTGATTGTCTGAAGCCGATGGCGATCTCGGTCAAACAGTTTTTGTCCACACTGCATTGTCTCTTGCCCATCAATGGCGGCGCCCGCGAAAACTGGCCGCGCGCAGGGCTGGAAGCGATGGCGGCCGGCGTCCCGATCGTCGCCCAGAACGACTGGGGCTGGCGTGAGTTGATCGAACATGGCGTGACGGGATTCCTTGGCAGCAACGACTGTGAATTGGCCCACTACGCCGCGTGCCTTGCCTACGACGAAGATCTGCGGCAGCGCATTGTCCACACGGCGCGCGAGCGGCTCGTCGAGGACCTGGCCAATCCCAAACGCCTGTGGGAATCCTGGAAGCAGCTCTTCCGCTCGGTGGGCCAGTACGTCAGCGACGTCGATGGGATTCCGCACGCTCACACATACGCAGGGACGCTCGAGCCGGAGGAGGTGGCATGA